From the Camelus bactrianus isolate YW-2024 breed Bactrian camel chromosome 4, ASM4877302v1, whole genome shotgun sequence genome, the window TGACTGCCCTGCTCCTTCATATGAAGAAGGCAGCCATTCTGATTCTTCAGTCATAACAATATCTCCAGATGAAGCTGAGACCCAAGAACTGGATATTAACATAGCCACTGTTAGTCAGGCACCATGGGATGATGAAACTCCAGGACCATCTTATTCAAGCTCAGAGCAGGTACATGCTGCCATGTCTTCCCTTTTAAATACATCTGACAGTTCAGATGAGGAACTTGTAACAGGAAGAGCCACTCAGATGCAAGGAGTACAGACCAATGAGGACCTAAATAATGACAGTGATTCTTCTTCAGATAACTGTGTCATTGTTGGGTTTGTTAAACCACTAGCTGAGAGGACCCCAGAACTTGTTGAACTGTCCTCTGATTCTGAGGAGTTAGGATCTTATGAAAAAATGGAGACAGTGAAGACACAAGAGCAAGAGCAGTCTTACAGTTCTGGTGATAGTGATGTCAGTAGATGTTCATCCCCACACTCTGTGCTTGGAAAGGACGAACTAGTAAATAAAGGGCATTGTGATTCTGGTACAAGAATCAGAtcgaagaaagaagagaaacgaTCTACATCTTTGTCCTCTCCCAGAGATCTGAGCTCATCCATCAGAGGAGACAGAGTGTATTCCCCACACACCCGCAGACACAAGAGGAGGGCAAGATCCAGAAGTTCCGATTCACGTTCCCAGAGCAGGAGTGGGCATGATCAGAAGAGTCGTAGAAAACATCatgggaagaaaagaatgaagagcaAACGATCCAGAAGCAGGGAGAGTAGCAGACCTAGAGGTAGAAGAGACAAAAAGAGGTCAAGAACTAGAGATAGCAGTTGGTCAAGAAAAAGCCAGACTCTGTCTCTAAGTAGTGAAAGCACAAGCAGGTCAAGATCTCGTAGCAGTGATCGTGGTAAAATAAGATCACGGAGCAGAAATAGAGATCGTtactatttaagaaataattatggAAGCAGATACAAGTGGGAGTATACTTACTATAGCAGAAACAAGGACAGGGATAGCTACGAGTCATCTTACAGGAGGAGGACTCTGTCCAGAGCTCATTATTCCAGACAATCTTCAAGTCCAGAATGTAGAATTCAGTCCTTTTCTGAAAGAACAAATGCtaggaaaagaaataatcacAGTGAAAGGAAATATTACTACTATGAAAGGCATCGATCAAGGAGCCTGTCTAGTACTCGATCAAAGACTGCATCTACAGGCCTTGACCGGGTGAGGAATGAAAAACCTGGCGGAAAGCGAAAATACAAAACTCGGCATTTGGAGGGTATGAACGAAGTGGCTCAACCATCTCGTGAGTTTGCTTCTAAAGTGAAGGAAAGTCATTACCAAAAATCTTCATCAAAATTGGATGGAAACTGCAAAAATGAGAGTGATAGCTTTTCAGACAGCCGATcatcagacagagagacaaaacgcaagaggagaaagaggaggaccCGGAGCCTAAGTGTAGAGATAGTTTTTGAAGGGAAAGCTACCGATACAGCTAGacatcataaaaagaaaaagaagaaacataagaAGAAGCACAAGAAACACCATGGTGATAGTGCTTCTCGTTCCCCAGTTGTGATTACCATTGACAGTGACAGTGATAAGGATTCTGAAGTAAAGGTGGATACAGGATGTGACCTTAGGGGTCCTCAAGACCCTCTACAAAATGAATTTGTGGCTTCTTCTTTGGAACCATTTGAAACTAAAGATATAGTTACAATAGAAGATGAATTTGGTGTCCTGGGCAAGGAGTGTGATATTAACACACTTAACAACTTGAATAATGCCAACAAAACTGTAGATAATATTCTACCCCAGACAGCTTCAATTGAACAAACTCTTGATGTAAGAGAAGAGAGCGCCTTTGCCTCTGATTTGGAGAACCAGTCCAGTGATGTGTCTATTCAAACTGAGCCATCAAGACACTTGCCATCTCCACGGACATCTTTAATGTCAGTGTCTCTTGGTAGAGACCATGATATGTCTTAAAACTGCCAAAGCATCTCATTGAGAATTCTGATgatatacaaaggaaaaaaaaaaaaaaaaaaaaacagtgtcaTCTACTGCAGTCTATTTAAAGATGACTTGGTGAAAACTCTTAAACTCTTTCTcccctaaaaatattttaagtaatttttttgtgtgtgttaaaaaTTTGTAAAAATCATTATTTGTTCAGAAGTATGTATTCCCACCCTCAGAGATATGCACttttaagtgaagaaaatgaTATTGCTAgcagtttatttaaaatgtgggatcctttttaaataaaaactataaattttaGAAGTTATTTCATAAAGCCATATGGtattgacatatttttaaagtagtcaatgagtatttttgaattttttttttttttgagagttattCTGGAAATGTGTTATAAGCTAGGAGAATCCCTTTGgacagtctttatttttcttcttaaaaatttgtATGATTCAAAACCATTTCTTCAGGTTAAATTGAGGCATTTTAATCTGCACAGCTTATCTTGACATctaccaaaagaaaaatttaaatatttcctttatataCTTGTTTATCTGGACTGCCAATAAAGCAAATGTgtattcaagaaaagaaaaaataaaacagtaacacTTTAAAACAATCCAGAAATTTTCCTATGcagtattgatttttctttaaatcgaGTTTTTTAGTGGAGCTAAAATCTTGTGAAGTAGTTCAGGATATTCTTGTGTAATAAATACTGAATTTCAGGTGAGCTGCATTAAACCTCACAGTTTTAATGATCACTTTAGTTCTTTAATCTGATTACAAAGTATCTTATATGCTTTCTGTCTTCAGCAGAATGCAATTATGTAGCATTTAGCTTACTAAAAACAAGAAACTCTTGCTAGGCTTACGTTACGTTAGTTGTTCTTTTACACAAAGTGGCTATGTTTGTTTATGTTTCTGTGCTGTTTCAGAGATGGTAAAAAGTGCTGTACATCTGTATAGCCTGATAGAAGATTGCCAGTGAACAGCACAACTTGAATTAGATATGAATTTAGCCATCAGTTTGCCTTGCTACCATGTTCGTTGATTGTTCAGCAGAAATTGGAATGCCTCATGCCTGGCAGGTTCTGTAGGTTTTTAGGGATTCAGTTATAGGACAAAGCAGATACGCTCCCTGTTCTcatggggtatgtgtgtgtgtatatatacataaactttACAAACTAAATTCTCTGGAGAGGAAGTGTTTATTTTCTGTAAGAGCATACAGTGGGGACTTAATCTCAGGTGGAAGTGATGGTTGAACTGAAATCCAGAGAAAAGTAGATACTAGCTAGGAATAGATGTTGTCACCAAAGGAGATGTGCAGAGACCCAAAGGCAAGGGCAGCCTGACATattccaagaaatgaaagaaggcagGCTTAGCCAAAGGGCAGAGGGTGTGGGACCAAGGTTTCTAGGCCATTCTTAGAGTTTGTGTTTATCCTAATAGCAGTAGGAAACTGGTTTAAAATGACAGGAATCTAAAGTTGACATTGACAATTTTTAGTAAGCTCGGGCCTTGAGAAATTGTGGCAAGGCTGTGGTTGATCAAGGAATATActttgaaaattatgaaatg encodes:
- the TOPORS gene encoding E3 ubiquitin-protein ligase Topors isoform X1, whose protein sequence is MLKVGILLLRGTILTRHRSSFSCSAVLLRDKGSQQPPGSPLSREEGEAPPAPAPEGRRRSRRVRLRGSCRHRPSFLGRRELATSAPAGPAPASSEIMASAAKEFKMDNFSPKAGTSKLQQTVPADASPDSKCPICLDRFDNVSYLDRCLHKFCFRCVQEWSKNKAECPLCKQPFDSIFHSVRAEDDFKEYVLRPSYNGSFATPDVRRFRYRTTMTRERSASVYSPSSAMNRRTTTPPDSGVLFEGLSISGRPRDGEIPPFMRQIAVRRPATADERSLRKIQEQDIINFRRTLYRAGARVRNIEDGGRYRDISAEFFRRNPACLHRLVPWLKRELTVLFGAHGSLVNIVQHIIMSNVTRYDLESQAFVSDLRPFLLNRTEHFIHEFISFARSPFNMAAFDQHANYDCPAPSYEEGSHSDSSVITISPDEAETQELDINIATVSQAPWDDETPGPSYSSSEQVHAAMSSLLNTSDSSDEELVTGRATQMQGVQTNEDLNNDSDSSSDNCVIVGFVKPLAERTPELVELSSDSEELGSYEKMETVKTQEQEQSYSSGDSDVSRCSSPHSVLGKDELVNKGHCDSGTRIRSKKEEKRSTSLSSPRDLSSSIRGDRVYSPHTRRHKRRARSRSSDSRSQSRSGHDQKSRRKHHGKKRMKSKRSRSRESSRPRGRRDKKRSRTRDSSWSRKSQTLSLSSESTSRSRSRSSDRGKIRSRSRNRDRYYLRNNYGSRYKWEYTYYSRNKDRDSYESSYRRRTLSRAHYSRQSSSPECRIQSFSERTNARKRNNHSERKYYYYERHRSRSLSSTRSKTASTGLDRVRNEKPGGKRKYKTRHLEGMNEVAQPSREFASKVKESHYQKSSSKLDGNCKNESDSFSDSRSSDRETKRKRRKRRTRSLSVEIVFEGKATDTARHHKKKKKKHKKKHKKHHGDSASRSPVVITIDSDSDKDSEVKVDTGCDLRGPQDPLQNEFVASSLEPFETKDIVTIEDEFGVLGKECDINTLNNLNNANKTVDNILPQTASIEQTLDVREESAFASDLENQSSDVSIQTEPSRHLPSPRTSLMSVSLGRDHDMS
- the TOPORS gene encoding E3 ubiquitin-protein ligase Topors isoform X2, whose amino-acid sequence is MGSQQPPGSPLSREEGEAPPAPAPEGRRRSRRVRLRGSCRHRPSFLGRRELATSAPAGPAPASSEIMASAAKEFKMDNFSPKAGTSKLQQTVPADASPDSKCPICLDRFDNVSYLDRCLHKFCFRCVQEWSKNKAECPLCKQPFDSIFHSVRAEDDFKEYVLRPSYNGSFATPDVRRFRYRTTMTRERSASVYSPSSAMNRRTTTPPDSGVLFEGLSISGRPRDGEIPPFMRQIAVRRPATADERSLRKIQEQDIINFRRTLYRAGARVRNIEDGGRYRDISAEFFRRNPACLHRLVPWLKRELTVLFGAHGSLVNIVQHIIMSNVTRYDLESQAFVSDLRPFLLNRTEHFIHEFISFARSPFNMAAFDQHANYDCPAPSYEEGSHSDSSVITISPDEAETQELDINIATVSQAPWDDETPGPSYSSSEQVHAAMSSLLNTSDSSDEELVTGRATQMQGVQTNEDLNNDSDSSSDNCVIVGFVKPLAERTPELVELSSDSEELGSYEKMETVKTQEQEQSYSSGDSDVSRCSSPHSVLGKDELVNKGHCDSGTRIRSKKEEKRSTSLSSPRDLSSSIRGDRVYSPHTRRHKRRARSRSSDSRSQSRSGHDQKSRRKHHGKKRMKSKRSRSRESSRPRGRRDKKRSRTRDSSWSRKSQTLSLSSESTSRSRSRSSDRGKIRSRSRNRDRYYLRNNYGSRYKWEYTYYSRNKDRDSYESSYRRRTLSRAHYSRQSSSPECRIQSFSERTNARKRNNHSERKYYYYERHRSRSLSSTRSKTASTGLDRVRNEKPGGKRKYKTRHLEGMNEVAQPSREFASKVKESHYQKSSSKLDGNCKNESDSFSDSRSSDRETKRKRRKRRTRSLSVEIVFEGKATDTARHHKKKKKKHKKKHKKHHGDSASRSPVVITIDSDSDKDSEVKVDTGCDLRGPQDPLQNEFVASSLEPFETKDIVTIEDEFGVLGKECDINTLNNLNNANKTVDNILPQTASIEQTLDVREESAFASDLENQSSDVSIQTEPSRHLPSPRTSLMSVSLGRDHDMS